Proteins encoded in a region of the Geobacillus genomosp. 3 genome:
- a CDS encoding energy-coupling factor ABC transporter ATP-binding protein, producing the protein MERVRYAYDSTRDVLNGIDWEIAEQKKYALIGPNGCGKTTLFLHLNGLLRAQEGIVYWKGRNMYERGADWAQWRREVGIVFQNPEHQILAPLVRDELAISLAHAGMDMENIEEMLVSIVEEYKIDSWLDRPTHQLSLGQKKWLTLCCTMATKPDLLVLDEPTAYLDQHQTKRFLEQIETIHRAGTTVLIATHDMDFVWQWADVVAVMHEGRIVMQGTPEDVFADRQRLLDVRLDVPLFVRLWQAWRPEEKQVPRRLVQ; encoded by the coding sequence ATGGAACGAGTGCGATATGCCTATGATTCGACGCGCGATGTGCTTAATGGAATTGATTGGGAGATTGCGGAGCAGAAAAAATATGCGCTTATTGGACCGAACGGATGCGGAAAAACGACGCTGTTTCTCCATTTGAATGGGCTATTGCGGGCGCAAGAGGGAATCGTGTATTGGAAAGGCCGGAACATGTATGAACGCGGCGCTGATTGGGCCCAATGGCGGCGTGAAGTCGGCATTGTCTTCCAAAACCCGGAACATCAAATTCTTGCGCCGCTCGTGCGCGATGAGTTGGCCATCAGCCTCGCTCATGCCGGGATGGACATGGAAAATATCGAAGAGATGCTTGTCTCTATTGTAGAAGAATATAAGATCGATTCTTGGTTGGACCGTCCAACCCATCAATTGAGCCTCGGACAGAAAAAATGGCTGACGCTTTGCTGCACCATGGCGACGAAGCCGGATTTGCTTGTGCTTGACGAGCCGACTGCCTACTTGGATCAACACCAGACAAAACGATTTCTCGAGCAAATCGAGACGATTCATCGGGCGGGGACGACCGTGTTAATTGCCACGCATGATATGGATTTTGTCTGGCAGTGGGCGGATGTTGTCGCTGTCATGCATGAAGGGCGAATCGTGATGCAAGGGACGCCGGAAGACGTGTTTGCTGACCGCCAACGGCTTTTGGATGTTCGTTTGGATGTTCCGCTGTTTGTGCGGCTTTGGCAAGCGTGGCGACCGGAGGAAAAACAGGTGCCTCGGCGCCTTGTGCAATAG
- a CDS encoding (2Fe-2S) ferredoxin domain-containing protein, translating to MATWDLTGMKHHVFICNGGTCLRHGGDGVTIAVREEITRLGLDDVVHTTRTRCNGRCQDACVMIVYPDGVWYRLMTPERAKEVVRAHLGEGVPLREWATYEYESGLVLTPAGEREAPSGKRKTEHGQKGADK from the coding sequence ATGGCGACATGGGACTTAACAGGGATGAAACACCATGTGTTCATCTGCAACGGAGGGACGTGCCTCCGTCATGGCGGGGACGGCGTGACAATTGCGGTCCGCGAGGAAATCACCCGCCTCGGGCTCGATGACGTTGTCCATACGACACGAACGCGCTGCAACGGCCGCTGTCAAGACGCGTGTGTCATGATCGTCTACCCGGATGGCGTCTGGTACCGGCTCATGACTCCCGAGCGGGCGAAGGAAGTCGTGCGCGCCCATTTGGGCGAGGGGGTTCCGTTGCGGGAGTGGGCGACGTATGAATACGAAAGCGGATTGGTGTTGACGCCAGCCGGTGAACGAGAGGCGCCAAGCGGAAAACGAAAAACGGAACATGGCCAGAAAGGAGCAGATAAATGA
- a CDS encoding glycerophosphodiester phosphodiesterase family protein: protein MRRITVFRFYLCALFLLSLPIVLAASAAWQPPSQPKTAVIAHRGASGHAPEHTLASYRLSARMNADYIEVDVRSTKDGKLVALHDATLARTTNVETVYPHRSPWRVSDFSLHELKKLDAGSWFDPRFAGERVPTLDEVVRMLKAERVNVPLYIETKQPGIEQEVARLLQKHGVLQRGSVMFQSFHPESLQALRPLIPRGIPLIQLIGEKEARSSRDALLQQIAVYADGIGLPFSVVTEKSVRAAHRRGLIVHVYTVNAPHDLEHLCAMGVDGVFTDYPDRPARIASCRRPPRH, encoded by the coding sequence ATGCGCCGGATCACGGTTTTTCGCTTCTATCTTTGCGCATTGTTTTTGTTATCGCTGCCGATCGTCTTAGCGGCCTCGGCTGCTTGGCAGCCACCCAGCCAGCCGAAAACCGCCGTCATCGCCCACCGCGGCGCGTCCGGACACGCGCCGGAGCATACGCTCGCGTCCTATCGCCTCTCTGCCCGCATGAATGCCGATTATATCGAAGTCGATGTGCGGTCAACTAAAGACGGGAAGCTCGTTGCCCTGCATGATGCAACACTCGCCCGGACGACAAATGTCGAAACGGTTTACCCGCACCGGTCGCCATGGCGGGTCAGCGATTTTTCATTGCATGAGCTCAAAAAGTTGGATGCCGGATCGTGGTTCGATCCACGCTTTGCCGGCGAACGCGTTCCGACGCTTGATGAGGTGGTTCGGATGCTGAAAGCGGAACGTGTAAACGTTCCGTTGTACATCGAAACGAAACAGCCCGGCATCGAACAAGAGGTCGCCCGCCTATTGCAAAAACACGGCGTTCTCCAGCGCGGAAGCGTCATGTTTCAATCGTTCCATCCAGAAAGTTTGCAGGCGCTCCGTCCGCTTATTCCGCGCGGCATCCCGCTCATTCAATTGATCGGCGAAAAGGAAGCACGAAGCAGCCGGGATGCCCTGTTGCAACAAATTGCCGTCTATGCCGATGGCATCGGCTTGCCGTTTTCAGTCGTCACTGAAAAGTCGGTGCGCGCCGCCCATCGCCGCGGGCTTATTGTTCACGTCTATACCGTCAACGCTCCACACGATCTAGAACACTTATGCGCGATGGGCGTGGACGGCGTGTTTACCGACTACCCTGACCGCCCAGCCCGCATCGCTTCGTGCCGCCGACCGCCCCGTCATTGA
- a CDS encoding aldo/keto reductase — protein sequence MERIQLADDLTFSRLIHGCWRLADWGYSREQLLSLIEFCLERGITTFDHADIYGNYTCESRFGEALALKPSLRGQIELVTKCGIKLPSKYGMKSYDTSKDHIIASVEQSLAHFRTDYIDVLLIHRPDPFMNPEEVAEAFLKLKQDGKVRYFGVSNFKCSQWEMFQSYLPFPLVTNQIEVSAYRLENLEDGTVDLCLEKRVPPMVWSPLAGGAIFSADDDRAVRLRGTLEQVQEELGAGTIDEVLYAWLLVHPARMMPIVGSGKRERIERAVRALSLPLSRAQWFAILQSSMGHDVP from the coding sequence ATGGAACGAATTCAGTTGGCAGACGATTTGACGTTTTCCCGTCTCATTCACGGCTGTTGGCGGCTTGCGGATTGGGGATACTCGCGCGAGCAGCTGCTGTCGCTCATTGAATTTTGTCTTGAGCGCGGCATTACGACGTTTGACCATGCCGATATTTATGGCAACTACACGTGCGAATCGCGCTTCGGCGAAGCGTTGGCGTTAAAGCCGAGCTTGCGCGGGCAAATCGAACTTGTCACAAAATGCGGCATTAAGCTGCCATCGAAGTACGGGATGAAATCGTACGATACAAGCAAAGACCATATCATCGCCTCCGTCGAGCAGTCGCTCGCCCATTTCCGCACCGATTATATCGACGTCTTGCTTATTCATCGCCCGGATCCGTTCATGAACCCGGAAGAAGTGGCCGAGGCGTTTTTGAAGCTGAAACAGGACGGAAAAGTGCGCTATTTCGGCGTCTCGAACTTTAAATGTTCGCAGTGGGAAATGTTTCAGTCGTATTTGCCGTTCCCGCTTGTGACAAACCAAATCGAAGTATCGGCGTACCGCCTTGAAAATCTCGAAGACGGCACCGTTGACCTTTGTCTTGAGAAGCGTGTTCCGCCGATGGTATGGTCGCCGCTCGCCGGTGGAGCGATTTTTTCCGCTGACGATGACCGGGCGGTGCGTCTGCGCGGGACGCTTGAGCAAGTGCAAGAGGAACTCGGTGCCGGGACGATCGACGAAGTGCTGTACGCGTGGCTTCTCGTTCATCCGGCGCGGATGATGCCGATTGTCGGCTCGGGGAAACGGGAACGCATCGAGCGGGCGGTGCGGGCGCTGTCTCTCCCGCTTTCCCGCGCGCAATGGTTCGCCATTTTGCAAAGCTCTATGGGGCATGATGTGCCGTAA
- a CDS encoding energy-coupling factor ABC transporter permease — MKRIIRWSAVATLLAVYFWMTSEQEAYAMHIMEGFLPIKWALFWWLLFLPFFVLGLRRLVHTLKQHPEQKLLMALAGAFTFVLSALKIPSVTGSSSHPTGIGFGSVLFGPWVMVVIGTVVLLFQAMLLAHGGLTTLGANAMSMAIIGPFVAYGVYQLCRKGKMSNRAALFLAACLSDLATYVTTSLQLALAFPAPEGGIIVSLLKFAGIFAITQVPLAITEGIVTVVVWNWLASYQASPLFQKEKEV; from the coding sequence ATGAAAAGGATCATTCGATGGAGCGCGGTCGCCACTTTACTCGCGGTGTATTTTTGGATGACCAGCGAACAGGAAGCGTATGCCATGCATATTATGGAAGGCTTTTTGCCCATCAAATGGGCGTTATTTTGGTGGTTATTGTTTTTACCGTTTTTCGTGCTTGGTTTGCGCCGGCTTGTTCACACCTTAAAGCAACATCCGGAACAAAAGCTTCTGATGGCGCTTGCGGGTGCGTTTACGTTTGTGCTATCAGCGTTGAAAATTCCGTCCGTCACAGGAAGCAGTTCACATCCGACTGGAATCGGATTTGGTTCCGTTTTGTTTGGACCATGGGTGATGGTGGTGATCGGGACGGTCGTCCTTCTTTTCCAAGCAATGCTTCTCGCTCATGGAGGGTTGACGACGCTCGGTGCAAATGCTATGTCGATGGCGATCATCGGTCCGTTCGTTGCGTACGGAGTGTATCAATTGTGCCGAAAAGGGAAAATGTCCAATCGTGCCGCATTGTTTTTGGCGGCCTGCTTGTCTGATTTGGCGACGTATGTGACGACTTCATTGCAGCTCGCTTTGGCATTTCCTGCTCCAGAGGGTGGGATCATCGTTTCGCTTTTGAAATTTGCTGGTATTTTCGCGATCACCCAAGTACCGTTGGCGATAACTGAAGGCATTGTAACGGTGGTTGTCTGGAACTGGCTTGCTTCGTACCAAGCTTCTCCGTTGTTCCAAAAAGAAAAGGAGGTGTGA
- the cobJ gene encoding precorrin-3B C(17)-methyltransferase, whose amino-acid sequence MNGKLLIIGFGPGSADHMTKRAREAIEESDVIIGYKTYIELVRDLIAGKEIISTGMTEEVSRAQAAVKWAERGKTVAVISSGDAGLYGMAGLVYEVLIEKGWTKDSSIEVEVIPGVSAIHSCAALLGAPIMHDACTISLSDHLTPWELIEKRLEAAAAADFVIALYNPKSGRRTRQIAEAQRILLRHRAPTTPVGLVKSAYRERQHIVLTDLAHMLDHEIGMLTTVIIGNSTTFVHDGLMITPRGYQRKYQLTAAIQPLKPHERLRKEAEPWALDQTKPPKEMPGVLGSSEAAVFAENNQKDHSFTALATAVAKEAEPMPPASGLTQLSIPPANKAGQQPAAQPKRVKETAEDALAAFERRRTRKTTSVLLEAAVSPGVANKQFTPEQLIVIAEVAGTDGKITYTPDHYIQIERLTEDPDGLIARLKAVGLTVTPVGDVLTVKACDFCDGEKKDAIPYAEELARRLGGMALPKELKLGINGCGMACYGAVREDIGLVYRKGKFDLFLGGKTVGRNAHPGRLVAEGIPPEEMVAVVTDIIEQYKEHAYPNERFHKFFARVKQIGRFSHEEAKTAVMIEAPACGD is encoded by the coding sequence ATGAACGGCAAACTGCTCATTATTGGCTTTGGCCCGGGAAGCGCCGACCATATGACGAAACGGGCTCGCGAGGCGATTGAAGAAAGCGACGTCATCATCGGCTACAAAACATATATTGAGCTGGTGCGCGATCTTATTGCTGGAAAAGAAATCATCAGCACCGGCATGACTGAAGAAGTGAGCCGCGCCCAGGCGGCGGTGAAATGGGCCGAGCGCGGTAAAACGGTCGCCGTCATTTCAAGCGGGGACGCCGGGTTGTACGGCATGGCCGGGCTCGTGTATGAAGTGTTGATTGAAAAAGGGTGGACGAAGGACAGTTCGATTGAAGTCGAAGTCATCCCCGGCGTTTCCGCCATTCATTCGTGCGCCGCGCTGCTTGGGGCGCCGATTATGCACGATGCGTGCACGATCAGCTTGAGCGACCATTTGACGCCGTGGGAGCTGATTGAAAAGCGGCTCGAAGCTGCGGCGGCGGCCGATTTTGTCATTGCGTTGTACAATCCGAAAAGCGGGCGGCGCACTCGGCAGATCGCGGAAGCGCAGCGCATCTTGCTTCGTCATCGGGCGCCGACGACCCCTGTTGGACTCGTAAAAAGCGCGTACCGCGAACGCCAACATATCGTCCTCACCGACTTGGCGCATATGCTTGACCATGAGATCGGCATGTTGACGACGGTCATCATCGGCAACTCGACGACGTTCGTTCATGACGGACTGATGATTACCCCGCGCGGCTACCAGCGCAAGTATCAACTCACCGCCGCCATCCAGCCGCTCAAGCCGCATGAGCGGCTGCGCAAAGAAGCGGAGCCATGGGCGCTCGATCAGACGAAGCCGCCAAAAGAGATGCCGGGGGTGTTAGGATCGTCCGAAGCGGCTGTCTTCGCTGAAAACAATCAGAAAGATCACTCGTTCACCGCCTTGGCCACCGCGGTGGCGAAGGAGGCCGAGCCAATGCCGCCGGCTTCCGGTTTGACACAGCTTTCCATACCGCCTGCCAACAAAGCGGGACAGCAGCCGGCCGCCCAGCCAAAACGGGTGAAAGAAACGGCCGAAGACGCGCTCGCCGCTTTCGAGAGACGGAGAACAAGAAAGACGACGTCCGTGCTGTTGGAAGCAGCGGTGAGCCCGGGGGTGGCCAATAAACAGTTCACCCCGGAACAGTTGATCGTGATTGCGGAAGTGGCGGGAACGGATGGAAAAATCACGTACACCCCGGATCATTACATACAGATCGAACGGCTGACGGAAGATCCAGATGGACTGATCGCCCGGCTCAAGGCCGTCGGGCTGACCGTCACGCCGGTCGGCGATGTGTTGACGGTGAAGGCGTGTGATTTTTGTGACGGGGAGAAAAAAGACGCCATTCCGTACGCCGAAGAATTGGCGCGGCGGTTAGGCGGCATGGCGTTGCCAAAAGAATTGAAGCTTGGCATCAACGGCTGCGGGATGGCGTGCTACGGGGCGGTGCGCGAAGACATCGGGCTTGTGTACCGGAAAGGGAAATTTGACTTGTTTTTGGGCGGAAAAACGGTCGGCCGCAACGCCCATCCGGGGCGGCTCGTTGCGGAAGGCATTCCGCCGGAGGAGATGGTGGCGGTTGTGACGGACATCATTGAGCAGTACAAAGAACACGCCTATCCGAACGAGCGGTTTCATAAGTTTTTCGCTCGCGTGAAACAAATCGGCCGCTTTTCGCACGAAGAGGCGAAGACGGCGGTCATGATCGAAGCACCCGCATGCGGCGACTAA
- a CDS encoding energy-coupling factor ABC transporter substrate-binding protein, with translation MKKNRLLLLLAVLLIMVPLWWARGSEFGGTDDQAEKAIQLLHPHYRPWFESIFTPPGGEVETLLFSLQAALGAGVIGYVIGVYKGRSERKSSHDSRV, from the coding sequence ATGAAAAAAAATCGTTTGTTATTGTTGTTAGCTGTTTTGCTGATTATGGTGCCGCTTTGGTGGGCACGCGGATCGGAGTTTGGGGGAACAGACGATCAAGCGGAAAAAGCAATTCAGTTGCTCCATCCCCATTACCGCCCATGGTTTGAATCGATTTTCACTCCACCCGGGGGGGAAGTCGAAACATTGTTGTTCTCACTGCAAGCCGCGCTTGGTGCTGGCGTGATCGGCTATGTCATCGGGGTGTACAAAGGGAGGTCGGAGCGGAAGAGCAGTCATGATTCGCGAGTTTGA
- the cbiQ gene encoding cobalt ECF transporter T component CbiQ, translated as MIREFDRWAYDNRLRTWRAEWKLLLTFAMLFFAMIGDWREQWLVLVGMAYWTMGRARVPFSLYGKAMLAASAFLGISLLTLVVSVSFPFRLSIVDSQLQPAAELAIRSLAAWSCLFFLLVTTPVPELFAVLRGMGLPTALVELCVLMYRFIFLLEQAAAELMLALRARNGGRHWRHGGMLMYQLWMKAWQSYEAFSRSLAARGGMASIVYTSQPPKTNMHLADIAAGVVMVVLLGLEWWGG; from the coding sequence ATGATTCGCGAGTTTGACCGTTGGGCGTATGACAACCGGCTTCGCACATGGCGGGCAGAATGGAAATTGCTGCTGACGTTCGCCATGCTTTTCTTTGCCATGATCGGGGACTGGCGAGAGCAATGGCTTGTTCTTGTTGGAATGGCATATTGGACTATGGGGCGTGCACGGGTGCCGTTTTCTTTGTATGGAAAAGCCATGTTGGCTGCCAGCGCCTTTTTAGGGATTAGCTTGTTGACGTTGGTCGTATCGGTGTCCTTCCCCTTTCGGTTGTCGATCGTTGACAGCCAGTTGCAGCCAGCAGCTGAGCTTGCTATCCGTTCACTTGCCGCTTGGTCGTGCTTGTTTTTTCTCCTGGTTACGACTCCGGTGCCGGAGTTGTTTGCTGTGTTGCGGGGGATGGGGCTCCCAACAGCATTGGTTGAACTTTGTGTCCTCATGTATCGCTTCATCTTTTTGTTGGAACAGGCGGCGGCTGAGCTGATGTTGGCGTTGCGTGCCCGCAATGGGGGAAGGCATTGGCGGCACGGAGGGATGCTCATGTATCAATTGTGGATGAAAGCGTGGCAGTCGTATGAGGCGTTCAGTCGTTCGCTTGCTGCCCGCGGGGGAATGGCTTCCATTGTGTATACATCTCAACCGCCGAAAACGAATATGCACCTTGCCGACATCGCAGCCGGCGTCGTAATGGTGGTGTTGCTCGGTTTGGAATGGTGGGGAGGATGA
- a CDS encoding DNA topoisomerase III yields the protein MKVIIAEKPDQGATLASIFRTKKRQGYIEILPNDLFPDGAYMTWAIGHLFQLAPPERYRSEWKRWTLSTLPIIPERFEYEIEKAKAKQFHVVKELLRKPEVTEIIHAGDAGREGELIVRNIIRMSGVRKPIRRLWLSSLTPKAIEEGFRRLLDEQTTRPLYEEAYARACADWLVGMNASRVYSLLLKERGMNDVFSVGRVQTPTLALIVRREREIEQFRPEPFWEVVASFVIGDKRYEGTWTDENGQTRLKDEETAKRIAAFCQEKPAEVADVRTERKTFQPPLLFNLSTLQATANKLYRFSPKKTLDVLQSLYQKGIVSYPRSDSMHVTKGEAETFPAILQKLSAFPAYASYFPLPRPSILHNKCYVNEKKVTDHYAIIPTEQVADPEKLSADERKVYDLVVRRLIAAHHQAAVIDYTTVATLVDGRARFVSKGRRVVEEGWRAVIRPHEEEKDAVLPPLEQGEAGKVAAVKVKAGKTEPPKRYTEGELITLMKTAGKFLDDEELEKVLAKTEGLGTEATRAAIITMLKERKYIEVKKNLVYATDKAKVLIEALGGTILASPEMTAKWEQRLKEIGEGSASSAAFMEQAKKLAQKVVADAIAAAPNWKFSGLDTASIQRGKAKKTAGEKVGTCPLCGGTVVDKGTLYGCDQYAKTKCPFTISKRILGKSISTANVKKLLSQGKTNVIKGFKKGAKTFDAALVWDGNEKKLSFQFPKR from the coding sequence ATGAAAGTCATTATTGCGGAAAAACCGGACCAAGGGGCGACGCTCGCCTCGATTTTTCGGACGAAAAAACGGCAAGGCTATATCGAAATTTTGCCGAATGACTTGTTTCCCGACGGGGCGTATATGACATGGGCGATCGGGCATTTGTTCCAGCTCGCCCCGCCTGAGCGGTATCGGTCGGAGTGGAAGCGATGGACGCTCAGCACGCTGCCGATCATCCCGGAACGGTTCGAGTATGAGATCGAGAAGGCAAAAGCGAAACAGTTTCATGTGGTCAAAGAACTGTTGCGAAAACCGGAAGTGACGGAAATCATCCATGCCGGCGACGCCGGGCGCGAAGGGGAGCTCATTGTGCGCAACATCATCCGGATGAGCGGCGTCCGCAAGCCGATCAGGCGGCTTTGGCTGTCATCGTTGACTCCGAAGGCGATTGAAGAAGGGTTTCGCCGCCTGCTCGATGAGCAGACGACGCGGCCGCTCTATGAAGAAGCGTACGCCCGCGCCTGCGCCGACTGGCTTGTCGGCATGAACGCCTCGCGCGTGTACAGCCTCTTGCTGAAAGAACGCGGGATGAACGACGTCTTTTCCGTCGGGCGCGTGCAAACGCCGACATTGGCCTTGATCGTCCGGCGCGAGCGGGAAATTGAGCAGTTTCGCCCTGAACCGTTTTGGGAAGTCGTCGCCTCGTTTGTCATCGGCGATAAGCGCTATGAGGGAACATGGACGGACGAAAACGGTCAAACGCGTCTCAAGGACGAGGAGACGGCGAAAAGGATCGCTGCCTTTTGCCAAGAAAAACCGGCGGAGGTGGCCGACGTCCGCACGGAACGGAAAACGTTCCAGCCGCCGCTGTTGTTCAACTTATCGACATTGCAGGCGACGGCGAACAAGCTGTACCGCTTTTCACCGAAAAAGACGCTTGATGTGCTGCAATCGCTCTACCAAAAAGGGATCGTTTCGTATCCGCGCTCTGATTCGATGCATGTGACGAAAGGGGAAGCGGAAACGTTCCCGGCGATTTTGCAAAAGTTGTCCGCGTTTCCGGCGTACGCTTCTTATTTTCCGTTGCCGCGGCCATCGATTTTACATAATAAATGTTATGTTAACGAGAAGAAGGTAACGGACCATTACGCCATTATCCCGACTGAGCAAGTAGCGGATCCAGAAAAGCTGTCGGCCGACGAGCGGAAGGTGTACGATTTGGTCGTCCGCCGCCTGATCGCCGCCCACCACCAGGCGGCGGTCATCGATTATACGACCGTCGCAACGCTCGTTGATGGCCGGGCCCGCTTTGTTTCGAAAGGAAGGCGGGTCGTCGAGGAGGGGTGGCGCGCCGTCATCCGTCCGCATGAGGAGGAAAAAGATGCGGTGCTGCCTCCGCTCGAGCAGGGCGAGGCGGGGAAGGTGGCCGCTGTAAAGGTGAAAGCAGGGAAAACCGAGCCGCCGAAACGGTATACGGAGGGTGAACTCATCACCTTGATGAAAACGGCGGGAAAATTTTTGGACGATGAGGAATTGGAAAAAGTGCTGGCCAAAACGGAAGGGCTCGGCACGGAAGCGACAAGGGCGGCCATCATTACAATGCTGAAAGAGCGGAAGTACATTGAAGTGAAAAAGAACCTCGTGTACGCGACTGACAAGGCGAAAGTGTTGATCGAGGCGCTCGGCGGCACGATTCTCGCCTCGCCGGAAATGACGGCGAAATGGGAGCAGCGCTTAAAGGAAATCGGCGAAGGGAGCGCCTCATCAGCCGCCTTTATGGAACAGGCGAAAAAGCTGGCGCAAAAAGTGGTCGCCGACGCCATCGCCGCCGCGCCAAACTGGAAATTCAGCGGACTCGATACCGCTTCGATTCAGCGGGGGAAGGCGAAAAAAACGGCAGGTGAAAAGGTCGGAACATGTCCGCTTTGCGGCGGGACGGTTGTGGATAAAGGAACGTTGTACGGCTGCGACCAGTACGCGAAAACAAAATGCCCGTTTACGATTTCCAAACGCATTCTCGGCAAATCGATTTCGACGGCCAATGTGAAAAAACTGCTTTCGCAAGGAAAGACGAATGTCATCAAAGGATTCAAGAAAGGTGCGAAAACGTTTGACGCTGCGCTTGTCTGGGACGGGAATGAGAAGAAGTTGTCGTTTCAATTTCCGAAGCGGTGA
- a CDS encoding sirohydrochlorin chelatase → MRAILFVGHGSRDPEGNEQVREFVEQLRPRLASSFHVETCFLEFGRPSISEGIERCAEVRATEVAVVPLILLPAGHSKLHIPAEIDEAKKRYPHIAFRYGRPIGVHEETFEILKERLQEIGEQPEHPDSETAVVLLGRGGSDPDANSDLYKIARLFWEQTGYALIEPAFMGVTTPSLDDAVRRCLALGAKRIVVLPYFLFTGVLMKRLERQVAQYQAEYSHISFALAGYFGFHPKLEAIVLDRLHEVLGQAVAMNCDTCQYRLHAAHHHHHHHHHH, encoded by the coding sequence ATGAGGGCCATTTTGTTTGTCGGCCATGGAAGCCGCGACCCGGAAGGAAACGAGCAAGTGCGAGAGTTTGTCGAACAGCTGCGGCCGCGCCTTGCCTCTTCCTTTCACGTTGAAACGTGTTTTCTTGAGTTTGGCCGTCCGTCAATCAGTGAAGGAATCGAACGCTGCGCGGAAGTCCGCGCAACGGAAGTGGCCGTCGTCCCGCTCATTTTATTGCCGGCCGGGCATTCCAAACTGCACATTCCGGCGGAAATTGATGAGGCGAAAAAACGCTATCCGCATATCGCGTTTCGATATGGGCGGCCGATCGGCGTTCACGAAGAGACGTTTGAAATTTTAAAAGAGAGATTGCAAGAAATCGGCGAACAGCCGGAACATCCGGACAGCGAAACGGCGGTCGTTTTGCTTGGCCGCGGGGGGAGCGATCCGGATGCGAACAGCGATTTGTACAAGATCGCCCGCCTGTTTTGGGAACAGACTGGGTATGCACTCATTGAACCAGCGTTTATGGGGGTGACAACGCCGTCGCTCGATGACGCCGTCCGCCGCTGTTTGGCGCTTGGCGCGAAACGGATCGTCGTCTTGCCGTATTTTCTGTTCACCGGCGTGCTCATGAAGCGGCTTGAGCGGCAAGTGGCACAATACCAAGCTGAGTACTCGCATATCTCATTTGCGCTTGCCGGCTATTTCGGCTTTCATCCGAAGCTTGAGGCGATCGTGCTTGACCGCCTCCACGAGGTGCTCGGCCAGGCGGTGGCGATGAACTGCGACACTTGTCAATATCGTCTGCACGCCGCCCACCACCATCATCATCACCATCATCATCATTAA
- a CDS encoding GNAT family N-acetyltransferase, which produces MWTIADYQNGPFTVTTDRRRVQLERVVYFLARSYWANGRSRETIVKSLDHSLCFSLFHGERQIGMARVITDGATFAYLCDVFIDEAYRGQGLGKWLLSCVLAHPGVAAVRKVMLATKDAHGLYEQFGFTAPGEPEWLMERIQEPRTE; this is translated from the coding sequence ATGTGGACGATCGCCGACTACCAAAACGGACCGTTTACCGTAACGACGGACCGCCGCCGCGTTCAGCTTGAGCGCGTGGTTTACTTCCTCGCCCGTTCGTACTGGGCGAACGGGCGCAGCCGCGAAACGATTGTCAAATCGCTCGACCATTCGCTTTGCTTCTCCCTTTTTCACGGTGAAAGGCAGATCGGCATGGCGCGCGTCATCACCGACGGAGCAACATTTGCCTACCTTTGCGACGTCTTTATCGACGAAGCGTACCGCGGGCAAGGGCTCGGAAAATGGCTGCTATCGTGCGTGCTCGCCCATCCCGGCGTCGCCGCCGTCCGCAAGGTGATGCTTGCAACGAAAGACGCGCACGGACTGTACGAACAATTCGGCTTCACCGCGCCGGGCGAGCCGGAGTGGTTGATGGAGCGGATTCAAGAGCCGCGAACGGAGTAA
- the rraA gene encoding ribonuclease E activity regulator RraA gives MKTADLCDQFLDELQVCELPFQSYGGKRMFSGPIATVDVFEDNVLVREALETVPPGTVLVVDGKGSRRVALLGDRLAQIACDRGLAGVIIHGCIRDSAEIGRMPLGVMAIGTCPVKSKKEGKGARDVVLEFGGVRWEPGAYVYADADGVVVAREDLSAKNG, from the coding sequence ATGAAAACAGCTGATTTATGCGATCAATTTTTAGATGAGTTGCAAGTCTGTGAGTTGCCGTTTCAATCGTACGGCGGAAAACGGATGTTTTCCGGGCCGATCGCGACGGTCGACGTGTTTGAAGACAACGTTCTTGTCCGTGAAGCGCTCGAGACGGTGCCGCCGGGGACGGTGCTTGTGGTCGATGGAAAAGGCTCGCGCCGCGTGGCGCTATTAGGCGACCGGTTGGCGCAAATCGCCTGCGACCGGGGGCTTGCCGGCGTCATCATCCACGGCTGCATCCGCGATTCAGCGGAAATCGGCCGCATGCCGCTTGGCGTTATGGCGATCGGCACGTGCCCGGTGAAAAGCAAAAAAGAGGGAAAAGGCGCTCGCGATGTTGTGCTCGAGTTTGGCGGCGTCCGCTGGGAGCCGGGCGCATACGTGTACGCCGATGCGGACGGCGTTGTCGTTGCCCGTGAAGATTTGTCGGCAAAAAACGGTTGA